A genome region from Nocardia sp. NBC_01730 includes the following:
- a CDS encoding LysE family translocator, with translation MLLQFLAASGVLAVLTMVPGPDMAVVTKRAVGSSWQDGLRTVGGITIGLLMWGLLTVVGLAAIVAASAMVYTVVKLAGAAYLVFLGAQALLHSRRAHSVAVAAAVPSPVGNPWRTGLVSNLFNPKIAVFYTGLLPTLAPSGLSPHLGMMLLVLMHAVLTLGWLGGYVMLLAKARAFFERLAVRRAMDRVTGVVLIGFGVKVAASQP, from the coding sequence GTGCTGCTTCAGTTTCTCGCCGCCTCCGGCGTGCTCGCCGTGTTGACCATGGTGCCTGGTCCGGACATGGCCGTCGTGACGAAACGGGCCGTCGGATCCAGCTGGCAAGATGGCTTGCGGACGGTCGGCGGTATCACTATCGGGTTGCTGATGTGGGGCCTGCTCACCGTCGTAGGACTGGCCGCGATTGTGGCAGCCTCCGCAATGGTCTACACCGTCGTCAAACTGGCAGGAGCTGCCTATCTGGTGTTCCTCGGCGCCCAAGCGCTGCTCCACAGTCGCCGCGCTCACTCGGTAGCCGTGGCGGCCGCCGTTCCGTCTCCAGTGGGCAACCCGTGGCGGACCGGGTTGGTCAGCAACCTGTTCAACCCGAAGATCGCTGTCTTCTATACCGGCCTGCTGCCGACTCTCGCGCCGTCGGGCCTGTCTCCGCACCTCGGGATGATGTTGCTGGTTCTCATGCACGCGGTGCTCACCCTCGGATGGCTGGGCGGCTATGTGATGCTGCTGGCCAAGGCCCGTGCCTTCTTCGAAAGGCTCGCCGTACGCCGGGCCATGGACCGGGTGACCGGGGTCGTCCTGATCGGGTTCGGTGTGAAAGTCGCGGCCTCCCAGCCCTGA
- a CDS encoding nitroreductase family deazaflavin-dependent oxidoreductase gives MPAPRWIANANRVGLNRITKFIAPWAPGWAVVIHRGRKSGRIFRTPLWAFRREGGYVIALTYGPESDWVRNVLAAGGCRLEARRRCYEVDTPRVYRDESASDMPPFIRFMLRTVIKAPDFLSVEVVRELC, from the coding sequence ATGCCGGCTCCACGATGGATCGCTAACGCCAACCGGGTTGGGCTCAACCGGATCACGAAGTTCATTGCTCCCTGGGCACCGGGATGGGCGGTTGTGATACACCGTGGACGTAAGTCCGGTCGGATCTTCCGAACACCGCTGTGGGCATTCCGGCGCGAAGGCGGGTACGTGATCGCGCTGACGTACGGTCCCGAGTCGGATTGGGTGCGGAATGTTCTCGCCGCCGGTGGTTGCCGGCTCGAGGCCAGGCGGCGGTGCTATGAGGTCGATACCCCTCGTGTGTATCGCGACGAGAGCGCCAGCGACATGCCGCCATTCATCCGGTTCATGCTTCGCACGGTGATCAAGGCGCCGGACTTTCTCAGCGTCGAGGTGGTCCGTGAATTATGTTGA
- a CDS encoding TetR-like C-terminal domain-containing protein translates to MRDDVLELLRGANRHWSSSLGAILRELLAAAGGAAELLAQLPEQSPDATAATWLTILGRAVARGEAAPEALHPRVATVAIVLLRNEFVVRGVPTAPDDVLVEIVDEVYLPLVRQRGATPS, encoded by the coding sequence CTGCGCGACGACGTCCTCGAACTGCTACGGGGGGCCAACCGTCACTGGAGCTCCTCCCTCGGCGCAATTCTGCGGGAGCTCCTTGCGGCAGCCGGTGGCGCCGCCGAACTCTTGGCCCAGCTGCCGGAACAGTCACCCGACGCCACAGCCGCCACCTGGCTGACCATCTTGGGACGCGCCGTCGCGCGCGGTGAAGCCGCGCCAGAAGCGCTCCACCCACGAGTCGCCACCGTCGCAATCGTCCTGTTGCGCAACGAATTCGTGGTGCGTGGCGTCCCGACCGCCCCCGACGACGTCCTTGTCGAGATAGTCGACGAGGTGTATCTGCCGCTGGTCCGGCAACGCGGCGCCACACCGAGCTGA
- a CDS encoding TetR/AcrR family transcriptional regulator — MPPIGRRPGKTDTREALLATARHRFAEAGYDKTTVREIAAASGVDPALIRHYFGSKADLFRATMGWPFEPAEIAARITDGDPSGTGERLTRVFFEAWDRPESRAPLLAILRGAATHEESADLVRQFIQGQVYDQIAAGLPGSDAELRTDLAMAQLLGIAYLRYILRVEPIASEQLDELIARVAPVIKTHLEHPIPHYG, encoded by the coding sequence ATGCCTCCGATTGGACGACGGCCGGGGAAGACCGACACCCGGGAAGCGCTGCTGGCGACGGCGCGCCACAGATTCGCCGAAGCCGGCTACGACAAGACGACCGTGCGCGAGATCGCCGCCGCTTCCGGCGTCGATCCCGCGCTGATCAGGCACTATTTCGGCAGCAAGGCCGACCTGTTTCGCGCCACCATGGGATGGCCGTTCGAGCCAGCGGAAATCGCAGCTCGGATCACCGATGGCGACCCGAGCGGGACAGGCGAGCGGCTGACACGGGTGTTCTTCGAAGCATGGGACCGACCGGAATCACGCGCCCCGCTGCTGGCAATCCTGCGCGGCGCCGCAACCCATGAGGAGTCCGCCGACCTGGTCCGGCAATTCATCCAGGGACAGGTGTACGACCAGATCGCGGCAGGACTACCCGGCTCGGACGCGGAATTGCGGACCGACCTGGCAATGGCCCAACTGCTGGGCATCGCTTACCTTCGCTACATCCTGCGGGTGGAGCCCATCGCCTCGGAGCAACTGGACGAGTTGATAGCGCGAGTCGCCCCGGTGATCAAAACCCATCTGGAACACCCGATCCCCCACTACGGCTGA
- a CDS encoding alpha/beta hydrolase: MQQIAAELGIKRVTGELVISVGYRLAPEHPFPAAHDDIYAVLTWAAEHADELGIDPARIAIGGHSSGAGLAAAVALRARDEQGPPIRFQLLHQPGLDDRQQAWSARHYTDTPFLTRGKVAQMWGHYLGSTPATPYAAAARATDLSGLPPAYIACAEFCPNRDEGIDYGLRLLQAGVPVELHQWPGTFHGSQAILSADVSQRQNAELAAVLRRALVECGSWTT, encoded by the coding sequence GTGCAGCAGATCGCCGCCGAACTCGGGATCAAGCGTGTCACCGGTGAGTTGGTGATCTCGGTCGGCTACCGCCTGGCCCCCGAACATCCGTTCCCCGCCGCGCATGACGACATCTACGCGGTGCTGACTTGGGCGGCCGAGCATGCGGACGAGCTCGGCATCGACCCGGCGCGGATCGCGATCGGAGGCCACAGCTCCGGCGCGGGGCTCGCGGCCGCGGTGGCGTTGCGGGCGCGTGACGAGCAGGGGCCGCCGATCCGCTTCCAATTGCTGCACCAGCCCGGCCTCGATGACCGCCAGCAGGCATGGTCGGCAAGGCATTACACCGATACGCCCTTCTTGACTCGCGGCAAAGTCGCCCAGATGTGGGGGCACTATCTGGGCTCTACGCCCGCCACGCCGTACGCCGCCGCGGCGCGGGCCACCGATCTGTCCGGCCTGCCACCCGCCTACATCGCCTGCGCGGAGTTCTGCCCGAACCGTGACGAAGGCATCGACTACGGGCTGCGGTTGCTGCAGGCGGGAGTGCCGGTCGAATTGCATCAGTGGCCGGGAACGTTCCACGGATCGCAGGCGATCCTGTCCGCGGACGTGTCCCAGCGGCAGAACGCCGAACTCGCCGCGGTCTTGCGCCGCGCCCTGGTCGAATGCGGCTCGTGGACAACGTAG